The Actinoplanes sp. N902-109 genomic interval GTGAATAGTCGGCCGGGGCGCCGGGGTTAGCATCGTGGCCATGATCGATGCGCTTGTGCTCGCGGGCGGCGGCGTGGCCGGCATCGCGTGGGAGCTGGGTGTGCTGCAGGGCATCGAGGTGGACCTCGACCTCGACGAGTACATCGCCCGGATGACCGAGGCCACCCGCGGCGCAGCCGACGACGGCGAACCCCCCGACCCGGTCGAGCTCCGCCGCCGGATGGGAGCGATGGCCCTGGCCACCGCCACGGTCCGCGAGGACGTCCGGCTGGCCTCGATCGCCGCCCGGCTGCCCCGCCCGGAATGGCCCCGGCGCACCCTGCTGATCCCCGCGGTCGACGCGAACACCGGCGAGTTCGAGGTCTTCACCCGCGACTCCGGTGTGGCCCTGGTCGACGCGGTGGCAGCCAGCTGCGCCGTCCCCGGCGTCTGGCCCCCGGTCACCATCGGGCAACGCCGCTTCGTCGACGGCGGCGTCCGCTCCGGCACCAACACCGACCTGGCCCGGGGCGCCGACCGCATCGTGCTGATCGCCCCTGCCCCGCCCGGCGCCCCGGCCCAGCTGGGCGATCTGAACGCGGAAATCGCCGCGCTGGCCCCCGGCACGACCCACATCGTCTGGGCCGACGAAGCCTCGGTCGCGGCCTTCGGCACCAACCCGCTGTCCCCGGCGACCCGAGGCCCCGCAGCCCGCGCCGGCCGAGCCGTCGGCCGCGCCCGGGCCCAGGCCCTCGGCGCGTTCCTCAGGCCTGCGTAACAGTGGTGGCGCGGTGATCGGATCACCGCGCCACCGAGGTTCGCTACGGTCAACTGCTACTACAGGAGACCGATGGCCAGGTCCATTGGCCATTGGTCGAGACCGTGAGACCGAAGTTGTTGCCGCTGCCGTTGGGTTTGGCCACCATCGTGTACTGACTGGGCCAGCTGGCGCTGGTGTTCCAGGTGTTGTAGACGACCGACGGGGCCACCATGTTCACCGTGACGGTCCAGTTGCTGGAGCCGGCGACCGCGACGTTGAGGTTGTACCAGCTGTCCCCCACCGTGCCGGCCGACAGCGTCGCGGTGCAGCCGTTGTTGCTGCCACCACCGCCGCCGCCACCGCCACCGCCACCGCCACCGCCACCGCCGCCACTGCCGCGGCTGACGCTGACGTTGGAGTTGCCGCTGCCGCCGCCCCATGCCTCGGTCGCCATGACCTGGTAGTTCATCGTGCCGAGGTTCATGCCGTGGCTGGCCCAGGCGTTGACGAAGTTGGGGAACGTGATGGTTCCGCTGGTGCGCGGCGAGTTGCGGATCGCGAGGTATTGCCAGAACGTCGCGGTGCCCTGGATCGAGGGCTGGTTGACCTGCTGGTGCTTGATGATGGTGTACGTGCCACCGTCGCTGGTCATGGTGCCCATGTTCTGGCCGGCGTAGTTGGGCGAGCCCACGTAGCCGTCGATGACGTAGTACTCGACGAGCGGGTTCGTGGACCAGCCGTAGAGCGACAGCAGGTTGGTGCCGCCGGACGCGTTGAGGCTGCCGGTGTAGGACACCGACTGGGAGGTGTTGCCGGGATTCCAGCCGACACCGGCGACGAAGTCCCCGATGCCGCTCCAGGTGCTGGAGTAGCTGCTGCTCGAGTTCAGCGTGATGCACGCTGAACCCTGCCCGGCGGTCCACATCTGGTAGTAGGTGCCGCCGCTGGTGTTGCTCTGATTCGAGCAGATCGTCGTGGCCGCGCTCGCGGGACCGCCCCCGGTCAGCGCCGCCGCGGTCAGGACGATCGTGCAGGCGCCGGCGAGGAGCAGCCTGAGCCGGCCGCGGCTACGGCCGCGCCGATGGTGCGGAGCTTCGTTCATCGATGCTTTCTCCTCTGGAGGACGAGCCGGGAGGTGCCAGGAGCCATCGAGCCGTCCGCAGGCGGGACGAGGCGTCGAACGATCGGTGCCGCCGGACGGGTCCGGGCTGCCGGCGGTCGGGTCACCCGGGAGCGTGGGTCGCGGACCGGACCGTGTCGGCAGCTGTCGGCAACGCCAACGGCATCAACATATGTCAATTACATTGCACGCGGGACGCGATACTGTCAATCGATGTTTCTCGGTGCCACGCGACGGGTGGACGCCGCGCCTACGCGGCCGGACGGCCACCCGAATGGATACTCGTGAGCGGCGTCGCGTCGACCACGCGGTGCCGGTCACCCGCAACCCGACGCCGGAGCAGCTCAGTGGTCAGCCCGTACGACATCGAGGAAATCTTTCCCAACGACCCGGCGGGCGTGCCCCGGCCGCGTCAGCAGGCCGGCAGCACCGCGCAGAATCTGGCCGTGACGCTCGTGGCCGACTACACCCTGCGCACCCG includes:
- a CDS encoding patatin-like phospholipase family protein, encoding MIDALVLAGGGVAGIAWELGVLQGIEVDLDLDEYIARMTEATRGAADDGEPPDPVELRRRMGAMALATATVREDVRLASIAARLPRPEWPRRTLLIPAVDANTGEFEVFTRDSGVALVDAVAASCAVPGVWPPVTIGQRRFVDGGVRSGTNTDLARGADRIVLIAPAPPGAPAQLGDLNAEIAALAPGTTHIVWADEASVAAFGTNPLSPATRGPAARAGRAVGRARAQALGAFLRPA
- a CDS encoding glycoside hydrolase family 11 protein, whose protein sequence is MNEAPHHRRGRSRGRLRLLLAGACTIVLTAAALTGGGPASAATTICSNQSNTSGGTYYQMWTAGQGSACITLNSSSSYSSTWSGIGDFVAGVGWNPGNTSQSVSYTGSLNASGGTNLLSLYGWSTNPLVEYYVIDGYVGSPNYAGQNMGTMTSDGGTYTIIKHQQVNQPSIQGTATFWQYLAIRNSPRTSGTITFPNFVNAWASHGMNLGTMNYQVMATEAWGGGSGNSNVSVSRGSGGGGGGGGGGGGGGGGGSNNGCTATLSAGTVGDSWYNLNVAVAGSSNWTVTVNMVAPSVVYNTWNTSASWPSQYTMVAKPNGSGNNFGLTVSTNGQWTWPSVSCSSS